CTCCAACCTCAACCAAGGATGGCGTCACTGTAGCAAAAGAGATCGAACTCTCTGATCCTTTTGAGAACATGGGTGCCCAGATGGTGCGTGAAGTTGCATCAAAGACCAGTGATGTTGCCGGTGACGGTACCACCACCGCAACAGTTCTTGCCCAGGCAATCTATCGTGAAGGCCTCAAGAACGTTGCTGCAGGCGCCCGTCCGATTGACCTCAAGAGAGGCATCGACCGTGCGGTTAAAGAGGTTGTGCAGGAGCTGAGAAATATCAGCCGCAGCATCTCTGGCAAAAAAGAGATTGCACAGGTAGGAACCATCTCTGCCAACAACGATCCTGTAATCGGCGATCTGATTGCTGATGCGATGGATAAAGTTGGAAAAGATGGTGTCATCACCGTCGAAGAGGCCAAGGGAATGGACACTGAGTTGAAGGTTGTTGAAGGTATGCAGTTTGATCGTGGCTACCTTTCTCCCTACTTCGTGACCAATTCCGAGACCATGGATGCCGAGCTCGAAGATCCGCTGATTCTTATCTACGACAAGAAGATCAGCAACATGAAGGAGCTGCTTCCGATTCTTGAAAAATCAGCACAGTCCGGTCGTCCTCTTCTGATCATTTCAGAAGATATCGAAGGCGAAGCGCTTGCAACAATTGTTGTCAACAAGCTCCGTGGCACCCTGAGAGTATGTGCTGTCAAGGCTCCTGGCTTTGGCGATCGCCGCAAGGCCATGCTTGAAGACATCGCTATTCTTACCGGTGGTACCGTTATTTCCGAAGAGAAAGGCTACAAACTTGAGAATGCAACCATTTCCTACCTCGGTCAGGCTGGTCGCGTGACTGTCGACAAGGACAATACCACGATTGTCGAAGGCAAGGGCGGCGCTGAAGAGATCAAGGCTCGTATCAACGAAATCAAGGGACAGGTTGAAAAATCGACCTCTGATTACGATACGGAAAAACTGCAGGAACGTCTTGCAAAACTTTCAGGCGGCGTTGCTGTCCTCAACATCGGAGCTTCAACCGAAGTCGAGATGAAAGAGAAGAAAGCCCGTGTTGAAGATGCACTGCACGCAACCCGTGCTGCCGTACAGGAAGGTATCGTCGTTGGTGGCGGTGTTGCCCTGATCCGCGCAATCAAGGGTCTCGACAGAGCTATTGCAGATAACGAAGATCAGAAAACCGGTATTGAAATTATCCGTCGTGCACTTGAAGAACCACTTCGCCAGATTGTAGCAAACACCGGTACCACCGATGGCGCCGTTGTTCTGGAGAGAGTAAAGGCAGGAACGGGTGATTTTGGTTTCAATGCCAGAACAGAACAGTACGAAAACTTGGTTGAAGCAGGTGTGGTCGATCCAACAAAGGTAACCAGAAGCGCTCTTGAGAACGCAGCATCGGTTGCCAGCATTCTGTTGACCACCGAAGCAGCAATTACCGATGTGAAGGAAGAGAAATCCGACATGCCGGCAATGCCTCCGGGCGGAATGGGTGGAATGGGCGGCATGTATTAATTTTTGGCGCCTCCATACTCTATAAAAAAAGCCAGCCTTCGGGTTGGCTTTTTTTTGTTATTGATTGTTGATATTGACGTTAGGCAAGAGCTTTTTTTGGAAAAAGATGCCATGAATATTTCAGATAATCTAAAGCGTTGTGTACTTTTGACCAAAAGAGGGTGTGGAAATATATCGAAAGCTGGACATTTTTAACGGTAGTTAGTCATGAGTACTCCAAAGACAGAAGTATCAACCATGTTGCAAACTCTTTCCGATGACGTCAACTATGAGGATATACAGTATCACTTGTATGTTCTGGAAAAAGTTAATCGTGGTCTTGAACGAGTTGAAATTGAAGGTGCAATTTCACATGAAGTGGTAAAAGATCGTTTGAGTCGATGGCTTGTTTGTTAGCATGGTCACCCGAAGCTCTTGAAGATGTTGAGTTGATTGCCTCTTTCGTAGAGCGCGATTCACTTTGGTATGCTAAAATTGTTGCCTCAAAAATTGTCAGCGCTGCCGAAAATATACCATCTAATCCCGAAATGGGACGTATGGTTCCAGAGATTGCTGACAAAAACATCCGTGAACTGTTTGTTTATAGTTACAGGTTGATCTATCGGATTGAACCTGAACGCATTGTTGTTGTGGCAGTCATTCATGGCAGTCGTCTTTTGCAGCCCTTCGTTCAGCGTATTGAAAGCGGCATATAATATCGCCATATCTACAGAATAAAATCTCTACTTCTATCACAAATGTAGTCAAATTAGTTTGAAGGCCTGCCGAAATAATGTGGGGTTCAGGTGAGTAATTTCCGTACCCTCTGACTGCAAAAAATCGTTGATAATTTTGATGGATTCATTATACGATTGACTAACCCGACAACGAACAAGGTATCAAGAAAGATTGGTGGAGGCATTTTTTTCTCCGGATAGATAGATATCAAGATTTGCTGCAAAATCTTCTGGAGCATCAATCTGAATCTGACGAAGTTTTGTCATTAAGCCCGGCTTTTTTTGCGGTTGGATTTTTTCGGAAACAGTGCGTATGTCAATCCATTACCCCCCCAAGCATAACTGAAAGTATGCAGATTCAGTCAAAACCTTAAGCTTGTAATCAGGGAATAAGTGAAATGACACATCCCAAACACGGTGCGTGGCATCGAAAAAGAGGCAATCAACACTTCAGATAGTCGAGAGCGTTGCGTACTTTCGTGAAAAGGGTTATGCTTGCCTTGAAACATAATATGATACTTTTAACATACAAGATGTCGAGATTCGTGTCAACAACACAACCAAAAGCAGTAGTTCTTCTCAGCGGTGGCATGGACAGCCTTGTTACCACAGCAATGGCTCATGCCGCAGGCTTTGAGCTTGCAGCCATGCATGTCAATTACGGGCAGCGAACCTGGCAGAAGGAGCTGGAGTCGTTCCGTTCCATCTGTAGCCACTACAACATAGAGCAGCGACTTGAAGTCAATGCCGATTTTCTTGCCCAGATTGGCGGCTCATCCCTCACCGATTTCTCCATGCCGGTGGGCGGTGCTGACCTGCAGGGCTCTTCGATACCTACCAGTTATGTGCCATTCCGCAATGCGGGTTTTCTCTCGATGGCCGTGAGCTGGTCGGAAGTGATCGGTGCCAGCAAGATTTTTATTGGAGCGGTCGAGGAGGATTCCTCCGGCTATCCCGACTGCCGAAAGGTATTCTATGACGCTTTCAATACCGTTATCGTACTCGGAACGAAACCGGAGACCGATATTGCAATCCTTACTCCGCTCATTGAGATGCAGAAGTCGGAAATTGTCCGAAAAGGCATTGAGCTTCAGGTTCCCTTCGAATTGAGCTGGTCATGTTATAAAAGTGAAGGGAAGGCCTGTGGTCTCTGTGACAGTTGTGCCCGCAGACTCAGAGCCTTTGAGATGATGGGCATTACCGACCCGATTGATTATGAAGCTCGTCCTCTGTATATTCAGCAGAAATCGGCAGAGCATAGCAGGCATACCAGCAGTATTCATCCTTCAATCAATACCCTTCAGTCATGAAATCTGTCAAACCGCTCTCTTTTGAACCGGACTCCTCTACAGCACGGTTCAACCTCTCTTTTGCCCTTATGGCGGCCATCTGGCTCCTTGGTCTTGCAGGGCATTTTACGCCGTTTCAGGAGTGGCCCGCACTTTTCCTTTATGTTATTGGTTCCATTGGTCTGGTGCTCTACCGGGGTAAAACAACCGGTGAATGGAAGGAGATGTATCTTGCTGGAGGTGACCTGAAGAAGTCGC
The DNA window shown above is from Pelodictyon phaeoclathratiforme BU-1 and carries:
- the groL gene encoding chaperonin GroEL (60 kDa chaperone family; promotes refolding of misfolded polypeptides especially under stressful conditions; forms two stacked rings of heptamers to form a barrel-shaped 14mer; ends can be capped by GroES; misfolded proteins enter the barrel where they are refolded when GroES binds) is translated as MTAKDILFDSDARAKLKVGVDKLANAVKVTLGPAGRNVLIDKKFGAPTSTKDGVTVAKEIELSDPFENMGAQMVREVASKTSDVAGDGTTTATVLAQAIYREGLKNVAAGARPIDLKRGIDRAVKEVVQELRNISRSISGKKEIAQVGTISANNDPVIGDLIADAMDKVGKDGVITVEEAKGMDTELKVVEGMQFDRGYLSPYFVTNSETMDAELEDPLILIYDKKISNMKELLPILEKSAQSGRPLLIISEDIEGEALATIVVNKLRGTLRVCAVKAPGFGDRRKAMLEDIAILTGGTVISEEKGYKLENATISYLGQAGRVTVDKDNTTIVEGKGGAEEIKARINEIKGQVEKSTSDYDTEKLQERLAKLSGGVAVLNIGASTEVEMKEKKARVEDALHATRAAVQEGIVVGGGVALIRAIKGLDRAIADNEDQKTGIEIIRRALEEPLRQIVANTGTTDGAVVLERVKAGTGDFGFNARTEQYENLVEAGVVDPTKVTRSALENAASVASILLTTEAAITDVKEEKSDMPAMPPGGMGGMGGMY
- a CDS encoding type II toxin-antitoxin system RelE/ParE family toxin, whose amino-acid sequence is MACLLAWSPEALEDVELIASFVERDSLWYAKIVASKIVSAAENIPSNPEMGRMVPEIADKNIRELFVYSYRLIYRIEPERIVVVAVIHGSRLLQPFVQRIESGI
- the queC gene encoding 7-cyano-7-deazaguanine synthase QueC, with amino-acid sequence MSRFVSTTQPKAVVLLSGGMDSLVTTAMAHAAGFELAAMHVNYGQRTWQKELESFRSICSHYNIEQRLEVNADFLAQIGGSSLTDFSMPVGGADLQGSSIPTSYVPFRNAGFLSMAVSWSEVIGASKIFIGAVEEDSSGYPDCRKVFYDAFNTVIVLGTKPETDIAILTPLIEMQKSEIVRKGIELQVPFELSWSCYKSEGKACGLCDSCARRLRAFEMMGITDPIDYEARPLYIQQKSAEHSRHTSSIHPSINTLQS